The Cytophagia bacterium CHB2 genome window below encodes:
- a CDS encoding acyl-CoA dehydrogenase has translation KDQGNAQPAQISLAKRNNCFHALEIARMCREILGANGIVDDYVAMRHAANLESVKTYEGTHEIHTLILGQAVTGISAFN, from the coding sequence TGAAAGATCAGGGCAATGCCCAGCCGGCGCAAATCAGCCTGGCGAAACGCAACAATTGCTTTCATGCGCTGGAAATCGCGCGCATGTGCCGCGAGATTTTGGGCGCCAACGGCATCGTCGATGATTATGTTGCCATGCGCCACGCCGCGAATCTGGAAAGCGTGAAAACCTATGAAGGCACGCATGAGATTCACACGTTGATTTTGGGCCAGGCCGTGACCGGGATTTCGGCGTTTAATTGA